The window gtcGAAAATAAACTTTCGTTTAAATCTTATCGCTTGggttagaaaaaaaaggaaaatgatAACAATGctcatacatacatatatagaacAAAATCCACTGATGCTCTcctgttgctttcaatttcaattaatttgtaCTCATTTATAGTTCACTTTATTATTGCATACATACGCGTATTCTTTTATTAACATATCATTTGACCAATCCATTCCTTGCCTcctgtttttgtgtgtttatATAATATGTATATGACAGTATTGCACTTTATTTTAGTTCAACGTTAAGTAGTTCCCGCCGGAGATTACGCTCCAATTTGCAATGCAAAAGCCTATATATGTAGTTCCCCCGTCCCGCTTGTGATAATGAACTTTTAGTGACTTAGATATATTTTATGCTTTACATTCCTGTATCAACTAGATCTCTGACATTCTGTTAGGGAAATTCGTTGGCCTCTCTCTCTGGGATTTATGGGGTCTATCTCGAAAGTATCCCCACCTTATCCTATGCTTAATCCTAGGCGTGCCTGCTCATTTACAAATTGATGATAGACGTAGAAACATATCTATATACTAGCCAGTTAAACTTAGGCTGCgttttttccatcattttggttttggtttttagtTATTTCTAATAACTGCCCTATCCAATTCATAATCTTTACAATTAATCAACAAAAAGTGCTACAGGGAAAACGATTTTATCTTTATATCTCATGTTGCGCCCACTTAACCTTACCGGAATAACCTTAGCTAAACTTCCCCCTTAAACTAGTCGCAGTCGTCAGCAGGAGGAGCGCCAGGAGCTGCAACGCCACTAGTTGCCACCGCATGGTCCGCACCACTCCTGCACCCCCATGGTGCAACTCGGCAAAGCTTTCGCCtgcaaaaaagttttttttaattattcaggACACCGAAGACTGTGGGATTTGTATATCTTACCATTCAGAATGTGCACCACGATGGTAAAATTTTGGAACTCACTTATGGAGCATGTATAGTTGCCGGAGTCCGTTTTGCTGATCTTGGCTATAGAAAGTGTTGAATTGGCTCCATCCTCCATCAGTTCCGTTTTAACGCtaagaaatataaatttattgaatatttggTTAATATTTTACCAGTTTATATATTAACTCACCTAACTCCCCCACGAGTCACGTCATAGTTGAGGATATCTTCCGCGTGCTTCCAAAGAACCACCGAACTAGTCATCGCCACATTCCGCACCACACAAGACAACTGGAGCGTGGAGTCTATCTCGTAGTATTTCTCTTGAAGCGGATCCCCCACCTCATCCACAATCATCACTTTTGGAGCTACTCCCAGtcgaattttaatttattttttcaaaatcaaatatCAATACAACTCACCATTTACGTGCAGGTTAATTTGAATGACCCGGGGCGGATGGGTTGAGATCTGGCACTCGTACATGGCCTCGTCGTCCTTTTTGACATTCGTAATCTTCAGTCGCCAGTTGTTGGGGTATTGGAACTCCATTTTGTAGCGCTTATCACCCGTGTACGTGTGCATGCCCACTGTGAGCAGGTCAAGGGCATTATCCTCCTCCACTGTGTTGTGGCGCACCCAAGAGACCTACAGCAAAGTAATCTGGCTTAAGTCCTTACAACCacattgaaataaaaattcttttttcAGCAAGTTCCAAGTAAAAAGAATCATTGCTTAAAAGATTAAGATTTATGATTCAAAATTTCTAATGGCTCTAAAttctaaataatttttaaacaattatatttaaaacacactttaagtaaaataataatctaaAAACCTTATTCACTTACAGTCTTATCCTGCAgcaatgagatcctgcagtttAGGTGGATGCTGGAGCCAGCCTGCACTGTGAGATTGGTGATCTGACCCACCCTTTGGACGTCCTCGAAATGGGGTCCATATCTAAAGGATTATTGTACACAAATATACACCACTGCTGTCAAAGATTACCTAAGAAAACACTAACCTCTGATCGTGATGGTGGTGTTTGTTGGCAGATGAGAATGTGTCAAAAATATAGTTCAACATGGGAGCATCTGTTTTCTGACCCTTTGAAATCGGATGCTTGCCATCCACTTTAACGGCGGAATTTCTCACAACGCCGCTCCTGTTCCTCGCCGGCTCCGTTGGAGCCATCGCGGAGGCGTGTGATGGAACTTCGGAGTGAGTGGTGGCCACTGTGGCTGGCACTAAGGCATTTACTTTCTGGCTGCCCAGCTGCTGGAACGAGGACTTTCTAAGCAACTCCTCCGGAGAGGTTTTCGATGCCACTGTTTCCGATGCTGCCGACTGCAGGGATAACGA of the Drosophila ananassae strain 14024-0371.13 chromosome 2R, ASM1763931v2, whole genome shotgun sequence genome contains:
- the LOC6492959 gene encoding uncharacterized protein LOC6492959, translating into MRLNEPAEKTRPRKNLTTKPNQSSSVLSGDSSPARRYHHRQHRQHIECSIRNLVGLVLLTATIMCSGFVRAKTIYDSVNRIPDLPPDAVTPKTPMRTTASVGSFASTATPTHTATPIVFSTLRNSYADATSQAIEEDSDSDSDSDADVDDYVIDESSTVAAAILEQGNPVKSQDLESLSLQSAASETVASKTSPEELLRKSSFQQLGSQKVNALVPATVATTHSEVPSHASAMAPTEPARNRSGVVRNSAVKVDGKHPISKGQKTDAPMLNYIFDTFSSANKHHHHDQRYGPHFEDVQRVGQITNLTVQAGSSIHLNCRISLLQDKTVSWVRHNTVEEDNALDLLTVGMHTYTGDKRYKMEFQYPNNWRLKITNVKKDDEAMYECQISTHPPRVIQINLHVNAPKVMIVDEVGDPLQEKYYEIDSTLQLSCVVRNVAMTSSVVLWKHAEDILNYDVTRGGVSVKTELMEDGANSTLSIAKISKTDSGNYTCSISEFQNFTIVVHILNGESFAELHHGGAGVVRTMRWQLVALQLLALLLLTTATSLRGKFS